Proteins from a genomic interval of Streptomyces sp. NBC_00820:
- a CDS encoding 3-hydroxybutyrate dehydrogenase — translation MTTSSSSSSSGPVPGSHPLPSPPHALSLDLGGRTALVTGAAGGIGRACALRLAAAGAQVRAVDRDEAGLAELARLAERAEGLAGAVVPHVLDLTDLDAAERAAAGADILVNNAGLQLVRPLEEFPPEVFHTVLTVMLEAPFRLIRGALPHMYAQGWGRIVNVSSVHGLRASAFKSAYVAAKHGLEGLSKTAALEGAPHGVTSNCVNPAYVRTPLVEKQIADQAWAHGIPEERVLTEILLKDSAVRRLIEPEEVAESVAYLCSPQASFVTGTSLVMDGGWTAH, via the coding sequence ATGACCACGTCCAGCTCGTCGAGCTCGTCCGGCCCCGTGCCCGGCTCACACCCCCTCCCTTCCCCTCCACACGCCCTCTCCCTCGACCTCGGCGGCCGTACCGCCCTCGTCACCGGGGCCGCCGGCGGCATCGGCCGCGCCTGCGCGCTGCGGCTCGCGGCCGCAGGGGCCCAGGTGAGAGCCGTGGACCGGGACGAGGCCGGACTGGCCGAACTGGCACGACTGGCCGAGCGGGCGGAGGGCCTCGCGGGAGCGGTCGTCCCGCACGTCCTGGACCTCACCGACCTCGACGCCGCCGAACGCGCCGCCGCCGGCGCCGACATCCTGGTCAACAACGCCGGACTGCAACTCGTCCGCCCTCTGGAGGAGTTCCCGCCCGAGGTCTTCCACACCGTGCTGACCGTGATGCTGGAGGCGCCGTTCCGGCTCATCCGCGGTGCCCTCCCGCACATGTACGCGCAGGGCTGGGGCCGGATCGTCAACGTGTCCTCCGTTCACGGTCTGCGCGCCTCGGCCTTCAAGTCCGCCTATGTGGCCGCCAAACACGGCCTGGAAGGCCTCTCCAAGACAGCCGCCCTCGAAGGCGCACCCCATGGCGTGACCTCGAACTGTGTGAACCCCGCCTATGTGCGCACCCCACTGGTCGAGAAGCAGATCGCCGACCAGGCGTGGGCGCACGGCATCCCCGAGGAACGCGTCCTGACCGAGATCCTGCTCAAGGACAGCGCCGTACGACGGCTCATCGAACCGGAGGAGGTCGCCGAGAGCGTCGCCTACCTGTGCAGCCCGCAGGCGTCCTTCGTCACCGGCACCTCACTGGTGATGGACGGCGGATGGACGGCCCACTGA
- a CDS encoding NUDIX hydrolase, translating into MATPEFIRTLRTSAGHQLLWLPGVTAVVFDDDGRVLLNRRTDTRKWSVLGGIPEPGEQPAACAVREVFEETAVRCVLERVVLVQALEPVTYPNGDVCQYMDITFRCRAVGGEARVNDDESLEVGWFEVDALPDLNEFGRFRIKQAMSEGPTWFDPMSLD; encoded by the coding sequence ATGGCAACTCCTGAATTCATCCGTACGCTCCGGACCTCGGCGGGCCACCAGTTGCTGTGGCTCCCCGGGGTCACCGCGGTCGTGTTCGACGACGACGGCAGGGTCCTGCTGAACCGGCGGACCGACACCCGCAAGTGGTCGGTGCTCGGTGGCATCCCGGAGCCGGGCGAGCAGCCCGCCGCCTGTGCCGTGCGGGAGGTCTTCGAGGAGACGGCGGTGCGCTGCGTCCTTGAGCGGGTCGTCCTGGTGCAGGCCCTGGAGCCGGTCACGTACCCCAACGGCGACGTCTGCCAGTACATGGACATCACCTTCCGCTGCCGGGCCGTGGGCGGCGAGGCACGGGTCAACGACGACGAGTCGCTGGAGGTGGGGTGGTTCGAGGTGGACGCGCTGCCCGACCTGAACGAGTTCGGGCGCTTCCGGATCAAGCAGGCCATGTCCGAGGGACCCACATGGTTTGACCCTATGAGTCTTGACTGA